GGACCCAGCCCTCGACGACCGAGGTGATCATCTGCATCGAGCCGTCCACGTCGATCTTGCCCTTGGCGTCGCGCGGCAGATTGAGAGCGGGGGTGCACTGGATGCGGAAGCGTCCTTCCGGCAGGCGGATGACGCGCACGCCGTGCACCGGGCATTCATAGAGCCGGGCGAGGCGGGCGATGGTGGGGTTGGTGGTGCAGGGCCGGCCGAAGAACTGCACGATCGGCCCGCCCTTGCGCGCCTGATCGACGAGGATGCCGAGATGCTTGCCCTGGTCCAGCACCGCCGCGAGCTCGAACACCGCGACATGCGAGGCGGCGACGAGGTTGCCCATCACCTGGCTGCGGGCGCCGAACAGCAGGTCGGCGAAGAAGGTGTTGTCCGGCGCGCGGAACAGCACGGCGCTGTCCAGCCCCTGCGCGGCGGCGGCGATGGCCGGCAGTTCCCAGTTCGCCAGATGCGCGGTGAACACCAGCGCCGGCTTGCCGTCGATGCGCATGGCGACGAAGTTGGAGACGCCGGTGGTCTCGATCCGGCTCTTGGCCGGCTCCCACATATTGTACTGCCAGATGCGGTCGAGATGGACGAACTCGCCGGCCATGCGGCCGAGATTGTCCCACATGCCCCGCGCGATGGCCTGGCGCTCGGCCTCGGTTTTCTCCGGGTAGGCGAGGGCGAGGTTTTTCAACGCCGCCTTGTGGATCGGCGTGAAGGGACCGATGGCGCGGGCCCAGAAGCTGCCGACCCAGGCGGAGAATTGCGGGTTCTGCATCCGCAACAGGCGCGTGAGCGTCCACACGCCGGCCGAGAGGAAGCCATCGCGGATGCGAAGGCTCCACGGCTTGCGCGGCGAGGTGTCCGTGCTCATCGGCGGGGAAGGCGCCCGTTTGCCATCAGAAGGTGATGACCACCTTGCCGAAGACCCGGCGGGTTTCCAGCCGCTCCAGCCCGGCGCCGAACTGCTCCAGCGGGTACTGCGAATCGATGACCGGCAGCACGCCGCGCTCCATGCGCTTCAGACCGTCGGCAATGGCGCGGATCGGCGCGCCGAAGGAGCCGATGATGCGGTACTGGCGCTGGAAGAGCTGCATCAGGTTCATGTTCACCGACACGCCCGAGGTCGAGCCGCAGGTGACGAGGCGCGCGCCCGGCCGCATGGAGAGCAGCGAGCCGTTCCAGGTCTCGGCGCCGACATGCTCGAAGACGACGTCCACGCCCTTCTTCTTGGTGATCTTGCGGACCTCGTGCTCGAAGCGCTCGGTCTTGTAGTTGATGACATGGTCGGCGCCGAGCGCCTTGGCCTTGGCGCACTTCTCGTCATCGCCCGCCGTGGTGATGACCGTGCAGCCGATCTCCTTGGCCATGCGGATCGCCACCGTGCCGATGCCGGAGCCGGCGGCGTGGACCAGCACGGTCTCGCCGGGCTCGAGCTTGGCATTGTCGAACAGCATGTGCTCGACGGTGGAGAAGGTGACGGGCGCGGTGGCCGCGTCCACCCAGGAGATGCCGTCCGGGATCGGCACGCAGAGCCGGTCCTTGATGTTCAGCGTGTCGCGGGCAAAGCCATCGACATGGAAGCCCATGACGCCGGCGACTTCCTCGCAGAGATTGTCGCGGCCGGACTTGCACATGCGGCATTGGCCGCAGGTGAGGGCGCCATACATGGCGACCTTCGAGCCCTTCTTGAAGCGGGTCACGCCCTCGCCGGTGGCGACGACTTCGCCGACCGCCTCGGCGCCGACGACCAGCGGCATCTTGCGCTTGGCGAAGGCCATGCCGCGCCAGCCCCAGACGTCGATATGGTTCAGCGCCAGCGCCTTGACGGCGACCTGAACCTCGCCCGGCGCCGGAGCATCCGGCTCCGGCAGGTCGACGAGCTTGAGTTCACGGTCGGAAACCAGTTGCAGCGCGCGCATGAAACACTCCGAGGCAGCGCCGGCGGCTCGCATCGGCCCTGCTGGCCGCAAAAGCCAGAGGTGCCGCGCGGGCCGCCCGCGGAAAGACGAGGCTGGATAACGAAATCAGCGCTGGATGGCTAGTGCGGCGGTGAGACCGCCATCCACCGGGAGGGTCGCGCCGGTCACATAGGCGGCACCGGGGGAGAGCAGGAAGCCGACCACGGCCCCCACATCCCCGGGCGCCGCGAAGCGCCCGGCCGGAATCTGCTTCTCGACATTGGCGCGATAGGCCGCGTAGGGCGCCAGCATCGCCGTGTCGACGAAGCCGGGGGCGACGACGTTGACCGTGACGCCGCGCCGCGCCGTCTCGATGGCCAGCGTGCGGCAATAGCCGGCAAGCGCGGCCTTGGAGCCGGCATAGATGGCGTTGCCGGCATTGGCGACATCCGCCGCGATCGAGCCGATGGCGACGATGCGCCCGGCGCGGGCGCGCGTCATCGGCCGGATCAGCGCGCCGGCGATGCGCACGAAGGACCAGTAATTGACCTGCATGAGCTGCTCGGCCTTGGTCTGGTCGACCATCGCCGCCAGCGTGTCGTAGCTCATGCCGGCATTATGGACGAAGCCGAAATAGGCCGGCTCCTCCGCCACCTGTGCGGCGAAGGCCTCGACCGCGTCCTTGTCGGCGAGGTCGAGCGCGCGCACCTCGAGCGAGGCGTCCGGCTTCTCGGCCTTGATGTCGGCGATCAGCGCCTCGGCTTCCGCCGCGGCGGTGCGGACGGTGAAGACGACGTGAAAGCCGGCAAGCGCCGCGGCGCGCACAATGGCCGCGCCGACGCCGCGCCCGCCGCCGGTGACGAGAACACGCTGGGTCATGCTGGGTGGTGCCTGTCGTCTGCTCTCCCGCATGGGGAGAGGCCGGCCCGCAGGGCCGGGTGAGGGTGGAAGCCAAGGCCGGTACTGCCGGTGGCGCCCCGTCCCGCATCGCCTCTCGGGCGCGCGGTCGGCGGCACCGGCGCGTGGATCACGCCGGCGAGCCCTTCATGATCAGGCAGACATTCTGCCCGCCGAAACCGAAGGAGTTCGACATGATGCGGTTCACCTGCGCATCGCGCGCGACATTCGGCACCACGTCGAGCGGAATGGCCGGGTCCGGCAGCTCGTAATTGATGGTCGGCGGGATGCGGCCATTCTGGATGGTGAGCAGCGAGATCACCGCCTCGATGGCGCCGGCGGCGGTGAGCGTGTGGCCGATCATCGACTTGTTGGACGACAGCGGAATGCCCGCCAGACGCTCGCCGAACACGGCGGTCATGCCGGTGAACTCCATGCGATCGTTCTCGGGCGTCGAGGTGCCATGGGCGTTGATGTAGTCGATCTCGTCCGGCGTCACGGCCGCGTCGGCCAGCGCCCGGCGCATGCAGCCGATGACCGGCTTGGCGTCCGGCGAGGAGCGGGTGCGGTGGAAGCTGTCGGCCATCTCGCCGACACCCTCGATCACGCCGAGGATTTTCGCCCCGCGCGCGACCGCACTTTCCATGCTCTCCATCACCAGGGCGCCCGCGCCCTCGGCGATGATGAAGCCGTCTCGGTTCTTGGCGAAGGGGCGGGAGGCGGCTTCCGGCACTTCGTTATTGGTCGACAGAGCCGACAGCAGCGAGAAGCGGATGAGCGCCTCGGCGGTCACCGAGCCATCGGTGGCGATGGACAGCGCCGCGTCGCAATCGCCGCGACGGATCGCCTCGACCGCGAGCTGGATCGAGGTGTTGCCGGAGGCGCAGGCGGTGGACAGCGAGATCGGCTGGCCGCGCGTGCCGAAACGGTCGGCGAGATGATCGGCGATCGAGCCGTAGAGGAAGCGCTCGTGCCAGGCGTCGTGGCCATTGGCCTCGGCGGCGCGCAGCAGGTCGTCATAGGAGATCGGCCCGTTGGCGGCGGCTTCCTGGCCGAGGATGCGGCGCTGCGGCCATTCCAGCTCGATCGGCGGCACGGCGCAGAACAGCGGGCCGGGGAAGTCGCCCTTGGAGCCGATCCCCGATTCGCTGATCGCTTCTTCCGCCGCGAGCTGGGCCAGTTCCTCGGAGAGGTCCGGCGCGGTGCGCCCGCTCTCGGAGAGGTAGTCGACCGTACCGGCGATGGTGGTCCTCAGCGCATCAAGCGGGAAGCGGGTGATGCGATGAATGCCGGACTTGCCGGCCGTGAGCTTCGCCCAGTTGTCCGTCTTGCCCTGACCAAGCGACGTGACCAGGCCCATGCCGGTAACGACGACGATCGGCCGGCCGGCCTTGTCGGTATAGGACGCCATATTCTGCTCCTGCGAAGCCTCAGCTTCCGCAAACGGGGATCAGTCGACGCGCTCCACAAGCGCGACGCCTTCCCCACGCCAATGCCCCACTGCGGTAACGATGGCACGGGAGAGCGGTCCATCGAAAGGCTTTTCAAGCGTTTCGCCGGGCAGCGGGGCGAAGAGCTGCCCTTCCGAAACTGCAAGGCTCGCCAGGGCGAGCGCGACCGGCAT
Above is a window of Ancylobacter sp. WKF20 DNA encoding:
- a CDS encoding lipid A biosynthesis lauroyl acyltransferase, which produces MSTDTSPRKPWSLRIRDGFLSAGVWTLTRLLRMQNPQFSAWVGSFWARAIGPFTPIHKAALKNLALAYPEKTEAERQAIARGMWDNLGRMAGEFVHLDRIWQYNMWEPAKSRIETTGVSNFVAMRIDGKPALVFTAHLANWELPAIAAAAQGLDSAVLFRAPDNTFFADLLFGARSQVMGNLVAASHVAVFELAAVLDQGKHLGILVDQARKGGPIVQFFGRPCTTNPTIARLARLYECPVHGVRVIRLPEGRFRIQCTPALNLPRDAKGKIDVDGSMQMITSVVEGWVREHPEQWTWFYRRWRI
- a CDS encoding zinc-binding dehydrogenase, which gives rise to MRALQLVSDRELKLVDLPEPDAPAPGEVQVAVKALALNHIDVWGWRGMAFAKRKMPLVVGAEAVGEVVATGEGVTRFKKGSKVAMYGALTCGQCRMCKSGRDNLCEEVAGVMGFHVDGFARDTLNIKDRLCVPIPDGISWVDAATAPVTFSTVEHMLFDNAKLEPGETVLVHAAGSGIGTVAIRMAKEIGCTVITTAGDDEKCAKAKALGADHVINYKTERFEHEVRKITKKKGVDVVFEHVGAETWNGSLLSMRPGARLVTCGSTSGVSVNMNLMQLFQRQYRIIGSFGAPIRAIADGLKRMERGVLPVIDSQYPLEQFGAGLERLETRRVFGKVVITF
- a CDS encoding SDR family NAD(P)-dependent oxidoreductase, translating into MTQRVLVTGGGRGVGAAIVRAAALAGFHVVFTVRTAAAEAEALIADIKAEKPDASLEVRALDLADKDAVEAFAAQVAEEPAYFGFVHNAGMSYDTLAAMVDQTKAEQLMQVNYWSFVRIAGALIRPMTRARAGRIVAIGSIAADVANAGNAIYAGSKAALAGYCRTLAIETARRGVTVNVVAPGFVDTAMLAPYAAYRANVEKQIPAGRFAAPGDVGAVVGFLLSPGAAYVTGATLPVDGGLTAALAIQR
- a CDS encoding beta-ketoacyl-ACP synthase; the protein is MASYTDKAGRPIVVVTGMGLVTSLGQGKTDNWAKLTAGKSGIHRITRFPLDALRTTIAGTVDYLSESGRTAPDLSEELAQLAAEEAISESGIGSKGDFPGPLFCAVPPIELEWPQRRILGQEAAANGPISYDDLLRAAEANGHDAWHERFLYGSIADHLADRFGTRGQPISLSTACASGNTSIQLAVEAIRRGDCDAALSIATDGSVTAEALIRFSLLSALSTNNEVPEAASRPFAKNRDGFIIAEGAGALVMESMESAVARGAKILGVIEGVGEMADSFHRTRSSPDAKPVIGCMRRALADAAVTPDEIDYINAHGTSTPENDRMEFTGMTAVFGERLAGIPLSSNKSMIGHTLTAAGAIEAVISLLTIQNGRIPPTINYELPDPAIPLDVVPNVARDAQVNRIMSNSFGFGGQNVCLIMKGSPA